The proteins below come from a single Pandoraea apista genomic window:
- a CDS encoding efflux RND transporter permease subunit: MSISATFIKRPIGTSLLAAALFLVGVAAWPLLPVAPLPQVDFPTIQVSVTLPGADPSTMASNVATPLERQFSLIAGLSQMTSTSALGTTSITLQFDLNRNIDAAAVDVQAAINAAGGQLPNNLPSPPTYRKINPADSPILIMSVKSDTLPLTVVNDYADNVLAQQISQIDGVGLVNIGGVQKPAIRIQLDPDKVAALGLDLETVRGALASATVNTPKGSFDGPRQSVTVYDNGQLLDPVLWNDVIVAYRGGAPVRMRDLGQAVAGPENARFAGWAYRGAAMPDGETLKSGRSVFLAVTKQPGANVIATVERIKAALPRLQASIPPAVEVNILTDRTQTIRASVEDVEFTLVLTGVLVVLVIFLFLRNLPATLIPAVTVPLAMMGTAAVMYVIGFSLDNLSLMALTISVGFVVDDAIVMLENIYRHVEDGMSPMEAAYRGAAEISFTIVSISVSLVAVFIPLLLMSGIVGRLFREFAITVTLTIAISVIVSLTLTPMLCSRFLRHAAPERHGRLYRWFEAGFDHMQSGYRRGLQVVLAHQFVTLLVFLATLALTAVLYVVIPKGFFPQQDTGFVFGFAESAQDTSFTLMSERVVRVADVVRQDPDVLSFVANTGNNTANTANFFINLKPKAAGRTLSADQVIARLRPKLAQLEGINLFLQAGQDINVGGRLARTQYQYTLTDADINELNHWAPLLLERLRRLPQLTDLATDQQSNAATATLIIDRDRASSFGISPALIEATLYDAIGQRQIAQYFTQINSYHVVMEVTPALQADPALLDKLYLMSPTTGNRVPLSTFVRIDRSKTNYLLISHQSQFPAVTLSFNLAPGVSLGEAVDAIRRTQAQMNLPLSLNGNFQGTAQAFRDSLSTQPYLILAALVAVYIVLGLLYESYIHPLTILSTLPSAGVGALLILMLGGHDLSVIALIGIILLIGIVKKNGIMMVDFALTAERDQGLSPQESIYQACLLRFRPIMMTTMCALLAGLPLMLGSGAGSELRRPLGYAMVGGLVLSQALTLFTTPVIYLYLDRASLWFRERKARRARQGTQAPE, from the coding sequence CCATCTCCGCCACGTTCATCAAACGGCCCATCGGCACGTCGTTACTCGCGGCCGCGTTGTTTCTGGTCGGTGTGGCGGCCTGGCCGCTGCTGCCGGTCGCCCCCTTGCCGCAGGTCGACTTTCCGACGATTCAGGTCTCGGTCACGCTGCCCGGTGCAGACCCCTCGACCATGGCGTCGAATGTCGCCACGCCGCTCGAACGTCAGTTTTCACTGATCGCAGGCCTCTCGCAGATGACGTCGACAAGTGCGCTCGGCACGACGTCGATCACCTTGCAGTTCGACCTGAACCGCAACATCGATGCTGCCGCTGTCGACGTACAGGCCGCGATCAACGCGGCGGGCGGACAATTGCCGAATAACCTGCCGAGTCCGCCGACATACCGCAAGATCAATCCTGCCGACTCGCCAATTCTCATCATGTCCGTCAAGTCGGACACCTTACCGCTCACAGTCGTCAACGACTACGCCGACAACGTGCTCGCACAGCAGATCTCACAGATCGATGGCGTTGGGCTGGTGAATATCGGGGGGGTCCAGAAACCGGCCATTCGCATTCAACTGGATCCGGACAAGGTGGCGGCGCTCGGACTCGATCTGGAGACGGTGCGAGGCGCACTGGCCAGCGCGACAGTCAATACGCCGAAGGGGAGTTTCGACGGGCCGCGCCAGAGCGTGACGGTCTACGACAACGGCCAACTGCTCGATCCGGTGCTCTGGAACGACGTGATCGTCGCCTATCGTGGCGGCGCGCCGGTGCGCATGCGCGATCTGGGGCAGGCGGTGGCGGGGCCGGAAAACGCACGCTTTGCCGGATGGGCGTACCGCGGGGCCGCCATGCCCGATGGCGAGACGCTCAAGAGCGGTCGCTCGGTATTTCTCGCGGTGACCAAGCAGCCGGGCGCCAACGTGATTGCCACGGTCGAACGTATCAAGGCGGCGCTGCCGCGCTTGCAGGCGTCGATACCGCCAGCGGTCGAGGTGAATATCCTGACCGACAGAACGCAGACGATCCGGGCATCGGTCGAGGACGTTGAGTTCACGCTGGTGCTGACCGGCGTGCTGGTGGTGCTGGTGATCTTTCTGTTCCTGCGCAATCTGCCGGCAACGTTGATTCCGGCGGTGACGGTGCCGCTCGCCATGATGGGAACGGCGGCCGTGATGTACGTGATCGGATTCAGCCTGGATAACCTGTCGCTCATGGCGCTCACGATCTCCGTCGGCTTCGTTGTCGACGATGCCATCGTGATGCTGGAGAACATCTATCGCCACGTTGAGGACGGCATGTCCCCGATGGAGGCGGCGTATCGCGGGGCGGCTGAAATCAGCTTCACGATCGTGTCGATCTCGGTGTCGCTCGTGGCCGTCTTCATCCCCCTGCTGTTGATGAGCGGGATTGTCGGACGGCTCTTCCGGGAGTTTGCCATCACGGTGACGTTGACTATCGCCATTTCGGTGATCGTGTCACTGACGCTTACGCCGATGCTGTGCTCGCGATTTCTGCGGCACGCGGCACCCGAGCGGCATGGCCGCCTGTATCGTTGGTTCGAGGCGGGCTTCGACCATATGCAGAGTGGCTATCGGCGTGGCTTGCAGGTCGTTCTGGCGCATCAGTTCGTGACACTGCTGGTATTTCTGGCCACACTTGCGCTCACGGCGGTGCTTTATGTCGTGATTCCGAAAGGGTTCTTTCCTCAGCAAGACACCGGCTTCGTCTTCGGTTTCGCGGAATCCGCCCAAGATACGTCGTTCACGTTGATGAGTGAGCGTGTGGTTCGCGTGGCGGATGTGGTGCGTCAAGACCCCGACGTGCTCAGCTTCGTTGCGAACACCGGCAACAACACCGCTAATACCGCCAACTTCTTCATCAATCTCAAACCCAAGGCGGCCGGGCGCACGCTCTCTGCGGATCAAGTCATTGCTCGGCTGCGGCCCAAACTCGCGCAGCTCGAAGGGATCAACCTGTTCTTGCAGGCGGGCCAGGACATTAATGTTGGCGGTCGCCTTGCTCGTACGCAATACCAGTACACGCTGACCGATGCAGACATCAATGAACTCAATCACTGGGCACCTTTGCTGCTGGAGCGGTTGCGTCGGCTGCCGCAGCTCACGGATCTCGCGACTGACCAGCAGAGCAATGCGGCGACTGCGACGCTGATCATCGACCGTGACCGGGCTTCGAGCTTCGGCATCTCGCCGGCACTGATCGAGGCCACGTTGTACGACGCCATCGGGCAGCGGCAGATCGCACAGTACTTCACGCAGATCAACAGTTATCACGTGGTCATGGAAGTCACGCCCGCCTTGCAGGCCGATCCGGCGTTACTCGACAAGCTCTACCTGATGTCGCCGACGACCGGTAATCGAGTACCGCTCTCTACGTTCGTCCGCATTGATCGTAGCAAGACGAACTATCTGCTCATCAGTCACCAGAGCCAGTTTCCGGCGGTGACGCTGTCGTTCAATCTAGCGCCGGGCGTGTCGCTTGGCGAGGCGGTCGATGCGATTCGCCGCACGCAGGCGCAGATGAATCTCCCCCTTTCGCTTAACGGCAATTTCCAGGGAACGGCGCAGGCGTTCCGCGACTCGCTGTCGACGCAGCCGTATCTGATTCTGGCCGCGCTGGTGGCTGTCTATATCGTGCTTGGACTGCTCTACGAGAGCTACATCCATCCGCTCACGATCCTCTCGACGCTGCCGTCGGCCGGTGTCGGTGCGCTGCTGATCCTGATGCTCGGCGGCCATGACTTGAGCGTGATCGCCCTGATCGGCATCATTCTGCTGATCGGCATTGTGAAGAAGAACGGGATCATGATGGTCGACTTTGCGCTTACGGCGGAGCGCGACCAAGGGCTTTCGCCGCAGGAGTCGATCTATCAGGCGTGCTTGCTGCGTTTCCGTCCGATCATGATGACGACGATGTGCGCACTGCTTGCAGGGTTGCCGCTGATGCTCGGCTCCGGTGCCGGGTCGGAGTTGCGGCGTCCGCTGGGGTACGCCATGGTCGGTGGGTTGGTGTTGTCGCAGGCGCTCACGCTGTTTACAACCCCGGTCATTTATCTCTATCTCGACCGGGCGAGTCTCTGGTTCCGCGAGCGCAAGGCGCGCCGTGCCCGGCAGGGTACGCAAGCACCAGAGTGA